A stretch of Bradyrhizobium sp. CCBAU 53338 DNA encodes these proteins:
- a CDS encoding SMP-30/gluconolactonase/LRE family protein: MLPYVAHDPRFERLVIGHVNLEKLTSGCRWAEGPAYFPAGRYLIWSDIPNNRMMRFDETDGSASVFRSPSFNSNGNTTDRQGRLVSCEHFMRRVTRTEHDGSISVLADAFEGHRLNSPNDVVVKSDNSIWFSDPTYGIDSDYEGQQSPSEIGASNVFRIDGSTGAIARVVSDRVQPNGLAFSPDESRLYVADTGATHVRGLPPTIWSYEVKGQAVGEASLFATCPDGLYDGFRVDIHGNIWTSAGRSVFCYAPDGTHLGTIPIGEIVANVCFGGPRRNRLYICGQTSLYSIYLNTRAAV; encoded by the coding sequence ATGCTCCCCTATGTCGCCCACGATCCTCGCTTCGAGCGGCTGGTCATCGGCCACGTCAATCTCGAAAAGCTCACCAGCGGTTGCCGCTGGGCCGAAGGTCCCGCCTACTTTCCGGCCGGACGCTACCTCATCTGGTCCGACATTCCGAACAACCGGATGATGCGTTTCGACGAGACCGACGGATCGGCGTCGGTGTTCCGTTCGCCGAGCTTCAATTCCAACGGCAACACCACCGATCGCCAGGGGCGGCTGGTCAGTTGCGAGCACTTCATGCGTCGCGTCACCAGGACCGAGCACGACGGCTCGATCAGCGTACTGGCGGACGCGTTCGAGGGCCACAGGCTGAATTCGCCCAACGACGTCGTGGTCAAGTCGGACAATTCGATCTGGTTCTCCGACCCCACTTACGGCATCGACAGCGACTATGAGGGGCAACAAAGCCCGTCCGAGATCGGTGCCTCCAACGTCTTCCGGATCGACGGCAGCACCGGTGCCATCGCGCGCGTCGTGTCCGACCGGGTGCAGCCTAACGGGCTGGCCTTCTCGCCGGACGAAAGCAGGCTCTATGTCGCCGACACCGGTGCGACGCATGTCCGCGGGCTGCCGCCGACGATCTGGTCGTACGAGGTGAAAGGACAGGCAGTCGGGGAAGCTTCGCTGTTCGCGACCTGCCCGGACGGGCTCTATGACGGCTTTCGTGTCGACATCCACGGCAACATCTGGACGTCGGCGGGACGCAGCGTGTTCTGCTACGCACCCGATGGCACGCATCTCGGCACGATCCCGATTGGCGAGATCGTCGCCAATGTCTGCTTCGGCGGCCCGCGCCGCAACCGCCTCTACATCTGCGGCCAGACCTCGCTCTATTCGATCTATCTCAACACGCGCGCGGCGGTGTAG
- a CDS encoding ABC transporter substrate-binding protein: MRSSTALGSALLTSALALCLAAPAYAQSNDPIKIGVIAEVQSIAGAATPGGAQIAADEINAKGGILGRKIEIVTYDNKSSSADSVRAFQRAVSEDKVSAVIASYISEVVLALEPWAARLKMPLITPGAASNEITKAIHNDYEKNKYTFHGYLTSAAQAQLVCDAAKDLLVDKMHMKTVAIMSEDAAWTKPLDVGYEACLPKAGLKVVEHVRFSPDTTDFTPIFNNMEAKKPDVIVTGISHVGVQPTVQWKNQQVPIPMFGISAQALSPTFWKDTNGAADGVPSLAVATPDVAVTPKTKPFAAAFKAKFGTAPAYTGYTAYDEVYIIADAIKRAGSTDPDKMVAEMEKTNFEGTIGQIQFYGKDDEFTHGIKSGPGAVTGLVFQWQDQKQVVVWPEKIAEGKLKFPNFVKLSQ; the protein is encoded by the coding sequence ATGCGATCATCGACGGCTCTCGGCTCTGCCCTCCTCACCTCCGCGCTGGCGCTGTGCCTCGCCGCCCCCGCCTACGCGCAGTCGAACGATCCGATCAAGATCGGCGTCATCGCCGAGGTGCAGTCGATCGCGGGCGCCGCGACCCCCGGCGGCGCGCAGATCGCCGCCGACGAGATCAACGCCAAGGGCGGCATCCTCGGCCGCAAGATCGAGATCGTCACCTATGACAACAAGAGCTCCTCGGCGGACTCGGTGCGCGCCTTCCAGCGCGCGGTGAGCGAGGACAAGGTGTCGGCCGTGATCGCGAGCTACATCTCCGAGGTCGTGCTGGCGCTCGAGCCCTGGGCGGCGCGCTTGAAGATGCCGCTGATCACCCCGGGTGCCGCCTCGAACGAGATCACCAAGGCGATCCACAACGATTATGAGAAGAACAAGTACACCTTCCACGGCTATCTGACCTCGGCCGCGCAGGCGCAGCTCGTCTGCGACGCCGCCAAGGACCTGCTCGTCGACAAGATGCACATGAAGACGGTCGCGATCATGAGCGAGGACGCCGCCTGGACCAAGCCGCTCGACGTCGGCTACGAGGCCTGCCTGCCCAAGGCGGGTCTGAAGGTGGTCGAGCACGTCCGCTTCTCGCCCGATACCACCGACTTCACGCCGATCTTCAACAACATGGAAGCCAAGAAGCCTGACGTGATCGTCACCGGCATCTCGCATGTCGGCGTGCAGCCGACGGTGCAGTGGAAGAACCAGCAGGTGCCGATCCCGATGTTCGGCATCAGCGCGCAGGCGTTGAGCCCGACCTTCTGGAAGGACACCAACGGCGCCGCCGACGGCGTACCGTCGCTGGCGGTCGCGACGCCCGACGTTGCGGTCACGCCGAAGACAAAGCCGTTTGCCGCGGCCTTCAAGGCAAAATTCGGCACAGCGCCGGCCTATACCGGCTACACCGCCTATGACGAGGTCTACATCATCGCCGACGCGATCAAGCGCGCCGGCTCGACCGATCCCGACAAGATGGTCGCCGAGATGGAGAAGACCAATTTCGAGGGAACGATCGGCCAGATCCAGTTCTACGGCAAGGACGACGAGTTCACCCACGGCATCAAGTCCGGTCCGGGCGCGGTGACCGGCCTCGTCTTCCAGTGGCAGGACCAGAAGCAGGTCGTGGTCTGGCCGGAGAAGATCGCGGAAGGCAAGCTGAAGTTTCCGAACTTCGTGAAGCTGTCGCAGTAA